The Neoasaia chiangmaiensis sequence TCCCCGCAATGGTGGTCGGTTCCGATCCGATCCGACCAGATTTTCGTCAACGCCCCGCAAGGTCCGGCGCTGACGGCCGGCGCAACGCAGGTTCTGACCTCGTTCGGGCAGTCCACGAATACCGGCGGCAACACGTGGGCCGCGCATCACATGATCCGGCTGATGGCGTGGAACACGCGAAACGTCGCAGACGATGGGACGAGCTATACCAATATTACGACGAACCTCGGCGTGGGCGTCGACGGCACAGCCAGCACCGTGCCAAGCCAGATACAGGGACACCTTGAGTTTACGCCGGCCGCCAACCCCTACGGGCTGTCAATCTGCTCGAGCGGGCAAAGCGGCGCGACGTGCAGCATCCAGCTCGATAACTATGGCAACCCCAACGTCATCCAGCAACTCAACCTCACAAAAGGCGGCTGGCTTAACTTCGCCGACAAGTACGGCAATGAAGGCGGCTGGATACAGCCGCCGAATGGTTCGGATACGACCGGGGCGACGTCCGTCAACGAGATTGATGTTCACTTCCCGGCAGCCAACGGGTTGCTCAATATCCTTGGCGCCGCGCGCACATACGCGCTTTCGGTAAGCGCGGCCGCGTATAATCCAGCCACGACAAGCGGCTCTACCACGACAGCGGCGTCGGTGTCCGGCCAGGGCACCTACCAGACGTGGAACCAGCTGCACTCCGGTTCAGCCAACACGGAAATCATCAACATCGCTCCGGGCGGTGTCACCGGGGGATTTTCATTCTATGCCGTCAACTCCGGCGCGGACCCCACTACAGCCACGGCCCTTTTAAGCATGTCAGCACAGAACGCGCGTTTCAGCACGGATGTGTTCGTCGGCAACGGCAAGGCGATCCATCTGCCGGATGGGCAAGGTGGCGATGCCTATATCTACAATGCCGGGAACGGCACGGTTGGGATTGGCGGCGGCAAGCTTGGCCTTGGTGCGCAAGCATCTGTAAGCGCCAACGGAACGCAGTGGAGTTTCGCTGGCCCGATCGCCGTGCCGGAAACGGAAGTGTCTGGCCCCCTTCAAACCTTGGCCCAGATCAAGGCCGCCACGCATTACGAGGGCGACGAGGTGTGGTGCCACGATTGCCTCAACAGCGGACAGGCGACCGGCAAAGGAACGGGACGGAAGGTCTGGCGTGACAGCGCCGGAACGTGGCGAACCGGCGATGGCGCGGTAGCCGCGAACTGACATCCAGCCGCCCCACCCGGGCGGCTTTTTTCTGCGCTAAACGATATGTGGTTGCCCTTGAATACCCTGCGCTTCCTTTGCTTGGCGCCATCGATCGAGGCTCTCGCGCAGCGACGTGCCATTCTCGGATGTCTGGCCGGCCATCCCGGGGGCTATTATCTCCGGCCGCGCGTTGTCGAATGTCGAGAGCGCACACCTCAATGGACTCATTGCCCAGGAGGTCTCAGCGCGTCAGACGGAGAATGCGCGTATTCAGGCACCGCACGTTCACACTGGCCAAGGGCAGGCATCCGGTCCGGTCGGTATCGGACACGTGTCGACGCCGAGTGAAGCGGCCTCGACGGCCGAAACGGTGCCGCAGGCGTCATCCACGCCGGTCAAAGCCCCATCAGAGTCAGCGGAGCCAAAAGCGACCGAGGGCGAGAATGCTGCCGCACATGATCCGGATCCGGCGACACAACACCAAGAATAGAGTTTGGGGCCAAGCTTGGGGCCAAAATGATGGCCATTAGCTCAAAGCCTAGTCATATCAATGTGTTATGATTGGGATTATGGTGGAGCCAATCGGAATCGAACCGACGACCTCTTGAATGCCATTCAAGCGCTCTCCCAACTGAGCTATGGCCCCGCCAGATCAAAACGGTTTCCTTGGGGAGAAACCGTGGCGGGGGTATAGCGGGGGCCGGACGTGCTGACAAGCGGCAAAAACCGATTTTTTATGTTGCGAGGATGCCATGTGCGCGCAGGGCCTGGAACAGGGGCAGGCGTGGCAGGCCGAGCACGGCGTCGTAGGTGCCGTCGATGGTGGTGAAAAGCTGGGCGCCGCGGCCTTCCAGACGATAGGCGCCGACGCAGTCGAGGAGTGTGGCGCCTTCCGCTGCCAGATAATTGTCGAGGAAATGTTCGGAGAAGGCGCGCATGGTCATGCGGGGCGTTTCGAGATGGGACCACAGTGGCGTCGAGCCTCGGAAGAGGACGATCGCGGTATGAAGGGCATGCGTGCGGTTGCGCAGTGCGAGCAACTGCCGCCGGGCATGCGGGAGGTCTGTCGGCTTGCCGTAGATTTGTCCGTCGCATGACAGGATCTGGTCGGCGGCGAGGATGATGGGATCAGCGCCATGGTCGCCGTTCACAGCATGGGCGGCCAGGCGCGCCTTGGCGTGGGCCAGTTCGAGCGCCATGCGGCCGGGCGTGGCGCCGCCTTCCGTCAACTGGTCGCGCAGGGCCGCCTCATCGAGGGGCACGGGGTGGGGTCGGACAGTCAGGCCGCTTTCCGTCAGCAACTGGCGTCGAATGGCCGAACCGCTTGCCAGAACGAGAATCGGGTCGTCTTGAGAAGTGTCGGCGGGCATGAATAGTACGACTCCAGTACTTGAGGTGGGTGAAACCCTGTCGATGAGTACCGTCAGTACTGGGGTACATGGGGACAGTACTGCAAGCGGGGACGCGCGGTACCGAGTACTGGGGACGGTACGGAAAACGTCGATGACGGTGGGTTGTACACAGCCTTCCTGGGGATTTTTCGGGATAGAATCGTGGAGCGAGCGGGGGACCGCGATTCGTTGGTTGTACACAGTGTGGGAAAGTCGGGGTACGTTTTCGGAAAGACGGGTACCCCGTCATCCACAGGGCTTATAACCTCCGCAAGGATTTCTTTCTTTATTCTTTCATGGTTAGTGATCGGCCATGGATCGCGAAAACTCTCTTTCGGCGTCGGCGAAAACGGCGTCCAAACCGCTGCTGCGGGTCCTCCAGGGCGAGGCCGTCTGGCCGCCGCCGGTCTGGCTGATGCGCCAGGCCGGGCGGTATCTGCCGGAGTTCCGTGCGTTGCGGGACAAGGCGGATTTCATGACGCGCTGCATGACGCCGGATCTGGCGACCGAGATCACGCTGCAGCCGATCCGGCGTTATGCGATGGATGGGGCCATCCTGTTTTCGGACATTCTGGTTCTTCCGTGGGCGCTGGGGCAGAGTCTGGATTTCGTCGAGGGCACGGGGCCGGTTCTGGAACCGATCCGCGATCGCGCGGCGCTGGCGCGGCTTTCCGCCCAGCGGGTGGCGGAGGCGACGGCGCCGGTGCGCGAGACGTTGCGACGGCTGGCGCAGGCTTTGCCGTCGGCCACGACGCTGCTGGGTTTCGCGGGCAGTCCGTTCACGGTGGCGTGCTACATGGTCGAGGGTGGCGGTTCGCGGGAGTTCGCCGTCACGCGGGATATGGCGCTGAACGATCCGGCGTTGTTCGATGCATTGCTGGATTTGTTGACGGAGACCACGGCGGAGATGCTGATCGGGCAGATCGATGCCGGGGCTGAGGCGGTGATGCTGTTCGACAGCTGGGCGGGGTTGTTGCCGCCATCGCAGTTCCGCAAGCATGTGATCGCGCCGACGCGGCGGATCGTCGAGCGGTTGCATACGGCGCGACCCGGCGTGAAGGTTATTGGTTTTCCGCGTCTGGCGGGAGTGATGGCGGCGGAATATGCGCGGGAGACGGGCGTGGATGCGCTGGCCTGCGACACGGGGGCGGATATGGCCAGGATTGCCGCCGAGGTGCCCGCGACCTTGCCGTTGCAGGGTAATCTCGACCCGCTGATCCTCAAGGCCGGTGGGGAGGCCCTGACGACTGAGGCGCGGGCGATCCGCGATGCCATGCGGGGGCGGCCGCATATTTTCAATCTCGGCCATGGGGTCGTGCCGCCGACGCCGCCGGAGCATGTGGCGGCGCTGGTGGAGACGGTGCGGGATGTTTCGGCATGACGGCGTCGGCGCTTGATGCGGCGGGCGTGCTGCGTCTGGTGATTTTCGATTGCGATGGGGTGCTGATCGACAGTGAGGGTCCGTCCAACCATCTGATTGCCGAACTGGCGCGGGAAGCGGGTCTTTCGATGAGCGGCGCGGAAGCGGAGGCCCGTTTCGCGGGCAAGGCGTTGCCGCAGGTCCAGCGCGAGCTGGAGGCGGAGAGCGGGTGCGATCTGGGGGCGGGCTGGGTCGATGACGTGCAGGACCGGCTGGTGGTGCTGATGCGTCATGCGGCCGAGCCGATCGACGGGGCCGGGGCGATGCTGGCGGGGTTGCGCGATCTGGGCGTGCCGCATCGGGTGGGGTCCAATTCGTCGGTCGATGAAATGGAAGCCAAGTTCGGGCGTGTCGGGTTTGTGGACCATTTTCCCGCGACGCGGGTGCATTCGGCGCGGGACATGGGGCGGCCGAAGCCGGACCCGCATGTGTATCGGCATGCGGCGTCGGTGGAAGGTGTCGCGCCTTCGCAATGCGTGGTGATCGAGGATTCCGACACGGGCGTTGCGGCGGCGCATGATGCGGGGATGGCGTGCGTCCTGTTGCGGGCGGCGGGGCCGTTGCCGCCGCATGTCTGGCCGGGGTTGCGGCGGATAGGCCATCTGGACGAGCTGGTGCCGCTGCTGCGTGATGTTCTGCGGAGTCAGGGGCGATGATGGCGCTTCTGCCGTGGCTGAACTGGCTGAAAGCGTTTCATGTGATGTCGTTCATCGCGTGGATGGCGGCGACGTTCTATCTGCCGCGGCTGTATGTCTATCACTGCCAGACGGCGGTGGGATCGCCGGAGAGCGCGCGGTTCAAGGTGATGGAGCGCAAGCTGTTGCGCGGCATCATGACGCCGGCGGCGATCGGCACGCTGATTTTCGGTGGGTTGCTGGCGGGCATACCGGGGGTGATTGACTGGCATGCGCCCTGGTGGTGGGCGAAGCTGGCGGGTGTTGCGGGGCTGTTTGCCTTCCATGGTGCCTGCGCGCGGTGGCGGCGCGACTTCGAGGCGGATCGCCGGGTGCATCCCGAGCGGTTCTATCGCATTGCCAATGAAGTGCCGACACTGCTGATGGCGCTGATCGTCATCATGATTATCGTGCGGCCCTGGAGCGGCTGACCGGGAATAGATCAGGGCGTGCGTTGGCCCAGCAGCCGCTCGATCGAATGTGCCGTGCCGCGCATGTTCGTTGCGGCGGTGGCGCTGAGCGTGCGCCACATGGTGGGGGCTGCCGCATGATAGACGCCGTCGAGCCAGAGGATCGCATCTTCCTGTTCGGTCGAGCGGGCGATGCAGCGCATGGCTTCGATATCGTTCTTGCAGCGTTGCAGGACGGTGCGGTGGGTCAGGTCGGCCAGCAATGTGCCGAGCAGGATACCGGCCGGTGCTGCCGCGCCGGCCGGTGGCAGGATGAGGCCGGGGGTTGGCGATGTCAGCCCGGCCTGTCGGGCGATGGGTGCGAGCACGTCGGCCACGCTTTCCAGCCCGACCGGAATGATGCCGCGACGCAGCATGTCGGACCAGAGGGCCGGTGCGCCAGAGACGCCAACGATCTCGAGTGGGATGAATGCGGTCCAGGCGCGGCCCGGGATGCCGAATTTCTGGAATGTATCAACGTGGTAATCGCGGATTGTTCCCCAATAAAGACTGTCAGTGCGGTCTTTTGCCTGTGGGGCAAAGCGATGTTCAAAGTCACTTATCATCAACTGATAGCTAATTTGCAGCCAAAGAGCTGGCGATAAAGGGTGTCCCCAGTTTCCTGCGATAAACTCGGCGAAGAAACGCGCAGTTCGTCCCGAGATTAGAGATTGATTGACAACACCCAAGGCCAGTTTGCCATAGGGATCGCCGAAATGGGCCAATGCCCTGTAATAGGCATCTCGGTCTCGCCTGGAATATGCAGTGGACAGCACAGTAAGCAAATCCGTGTCACAACTCATATCGCTCTGCCTTTATGATTGTTTAGCGAGGGTCGCGAATTTCCTTTTGACGTCCGTCATGATGTCGAACCACGAATTGATCCGGTGTCGCGGATAGCCGATATCCAGAAGTAAATGGCCCAATACAAATCGCTCCGAGCATTGGGGTACAATTCCGTCTCTGTCGCAGACCAGGGTTACTTCCGGCAGATTTGAAATCAGAACATAGACATCTTTATTCGGCAGAAAGAATGCAGCTTTGTTATGAATAATCTGCCTGATCCCGTGGCCGGCCGGAATGGGAAGCGAACTGGCTTCCGGGGAAGTCAGGGCAATTGCCATAGGACGATCCAACGGTTCTTTTCTGGGATTGGCGGATGCCACACGTGCAAGAAGGTATCTCGCGAGTTTTTCGTTATTATCGAGGGGATTGCCCAAGGCACCGAGGATGCGCAAGGCATCGTCGTCAAGGCCTCTGGGATCACCGATCCATGAAGGCCATGACACGCGGAGGAGAAATTCGGCGTCCGTGCTGCCTGCTGGTGGGACGATGCCGTCCATGAAGTCATCGGCCGGGATCGATAGCGTGATCTTGTGGCGGGATTTGTCCTGTGGGTCCGACAGGAAATAGGTGACGGGCGCGGAAGATGGTCGGGCCTGATCTGTATCTTTCGCAAAGACGGTTTTCGGCGTGCCGGCAAGTATCAGGAGGGCGAGCATTGCAGAGGGGAGCATCGCTTTGATCATGGTTGCAGGGTTCTGCCTTATGATTGTTTAGCGAAGACCGCGAATTTCTTTTTGACGTCCGTCATGATGTCGAACCACGATCCGACACTGTGCCGAGGAAAGCCGACTTCGAGGACAAGGCGATCCAGATCGAACCGTTCGGCGCATTGCGGCACGACGCCATCCCTGTCGCACGAAAGGGTCATTTCCGGCAGTTTCGACATGACGACATAGACGTCCTTGTTGCTGAGAAAATCAGCCTTGTTATGCACGACCTGCATAATACTGTGACCGGACGGGATAGGTAACGGACCCGTCTTGGGCTGGGCCAGATCGACAGGAATGGGTCGATCTACTGGCGCCTGCCATGGCTTGGTTGTGGCGACATTGACCAGAAGTGTTCTTGCCAGCGTATCGTTACTGTCGCGGGAATTTGCGACGTCCCCAAGGATGCGCAAGGCATCGTCGTCAAGGCCTCTGGGATCACCGATCCATGATGGCCATGATACGCGGAGGAGAAATTCGGCGTCCGTGCTGCCTGCTGGTGGGACGATGCCGTCCATGAAGTCATCGGCCGGGATCGATAGCGTGATCTTGTGGTGGGATTTGTCCTGTGGATCGGACAGGAAATAGGTGACGGGCGCGGAAGATGGTCGGGCGTGATCCGTGTCCTGCGCGAAGACGGTTTTCGGCGCGCCGGCAAGTATCAGGAGGGCGAGCATTGCATAGGGGAGCGTCGCTTTGATCATCACGGCAAGGTGCGGCACGCATGCGCGGGGTGTCAACGACGGTTTTTACAAATGCGCCTGACTATTTCATCAGTAATACTTCCGGAATCTGCGGGAAATTCCCGGCCAAGGCCGGGGAGAATTGAAATTGAGTGGCGTCGACAGGTGGGCAGGCCTTAGTCCTTCGTCGCGCGTGCCAGGCTTTCCGGGGTGATTTCCGCGATCGTGCGGGCGCCGGTCAGGGTCATGGCGACGCGGAGTTCCTTTTCGATCAGGTCCAGCAGGTTCTCCACGCCGGCGCGGCCGTTTGCCGCTAGCGCGTAGATGAAGGCACGGCCCAGCAGGACGGCATCGGCGCCGAGGGCGATCATTCGTGCGATGTCCAGGCCGGAGCGGATGCCGGAATCGGCGAGGATCTTCAGGTCACCCTTCACGGCATCGGCGATCGGCGGCAGGGCGCGGCAACTGGACAGGACGCCGTCGAGCTGGCGACCGCCGTGGTTGGAGACGACGATCCCGTCCGCGCCGAAGCGCACGGCGTCACGCGCATCGTCCGGATCGAGGATGCCCTTGATAATCATCGGTCCTTTCCAGACATCGCGGATCCATTCGAGGTCCTTCCAGCTGATCGACGGGTCGAAGTTGTTGGCCAGCCAGCCGATATAGTCTTCCAGCTTCGTCGGGTGGCCGCGATAGGCGGAGATGTTGCCCAGATCGTGCGGCCGTCCCCGGAGTCCGACGTCCCAGGCCCAGCGGGGGTGGGTGAGCGCCTGAAGATAGCGGCGCAGGGGTGCGTGCGGGCCGGACATGCCGGAATGGGCGTCGCGGTAGCGTGCGCCGGGTGTGGGCATGTCCACGGTGAAGACCAGCGTGTTGATGCCGGCTGCCTGCGCGCGCTCCAGTGCATTGCGCATGAAGCCGCGGTCTTTCAGCACGTAAAGCTGGAACCAGATCGGCACGGGGCTGCGTTTCTGCACTTCCTCGATCGGGCAGACCGAGACGGTGGAGAGTGTGAAGGGGATGCCCTTGCGCGCGGCCGCGCGGGCCGCCTGCACTTCGCCGCGTCGGGCATACATGCCGGTCAGGCCCACGGGGGCCAGGATGGCCGGGATCAACAGCCTGCGACCGAAGAGTTCGGTCTCGGTGCTCAGCCCGTCCACGTTGCGCAGGATGCGCTGGCGCAGGGCCAGGTCCGCCAGATCGGCGACGTTGCGGCGCAACGTGTGTTCGGCATAGGCGCCGCCGTCGATGTAGTGGAAGAGGAAGGGCGGGAGTTTTCGGCGGGCGGCTTCGCGATAATCCGTCGTCGCAGAGATAATCATCGGGACTGGGAGCCTCAAATCCATGGGAATGTGCCGGGCTCGACCGTCCGGCGAAGGGCAAGGTGCGCCGATCGTCGGACAGGGTCTAATATATGGTAGAAGCCCGTTCCATATGTTTGCCGTATGGATTGCGATCGGACGTCTTGCAGGACGGGGCGTTTCCGGCGCGCCGCCCTGTTTTCAGGCGTTGACGGTCGCAAAAACGTGTTTGCGGCGGGTCGGGTTATTTAAGGGATGGCAGTCGTCAGGAAACGTCAGTCGAATGTGCGCTGCGTCAGTTGCGCGCAGAGTTCGGCGCGGTGATCGCGGTCCAGTGTGTTGACGTTGAACGGGTTGCCCGTGTGCTGGAGCAGCCCCTGCCCGCCCAGCGAGTAATAGGGATCGGTCCTGACGTCCGCGCGTGCTGCGAGCTTGCGGCCGACGACGCGTGCTGTCGTGCCGCCTGCCAGATGGTTGCTGACGCAATAGGCCATCATGCCCGCGACGTTGCCCGGTCCGGCATGATCGATCGCGGGCAGGCCGAATTGGTCGAGCGTATCGGGTGTCTGCGCCGTGTCGATCATCTGGAAGCGTGGAACGGATTGCGTGCCGACGGTGGGGGTCGATGCCGGGTTGACGAGGCCCGGCTTGAGCAGGTCCTGGGCATGCGCGCCCATGGTCGGGGCAAGCGCGAGGGTGGCGAGGACGGCGAAGCGACGGGCGATCATGGGAGGGCCTTTCATGGGGATGGACGGGGCGGTGCCGGAGGGTCAGTAACCCGAACCGGCGATGAGGGCGGTGACGATGGCGCGCCATTCGTCGTCCAGGCTGCCGTGGTGCATGGTGCGGCGTGCGCGCCGGTACCAGTAGCGGGCATTGGCGTTGTCGCCTTCCCGGCGGTGGAGCCAGGCGTGGACCCAGTCGGAATCCGGCTCGCCCTCATGGGCCTGGACGATCTCGTGCGCTTCCGTCCAGTCGTTCTTGCCTGCCCACCAGAGCGCGCGCAGGCCGTGGCCGATATGCTCGGGCGGCACGTTATGGTCGAGCGTGTCGAGATAGGTCGATAGCGTCAGGGTCACGAAGCTTTCTCCCAGTCGTAGGAGACGCCGGTCAGTCGTTCCGAGGCGTCCCACAGGCGTTTCGCGAGGCCGGGATCCGATGCGTCGGGTGGAATCGGCGCCGGTCCGGGCGGTCCGCGCCGTTCTCCCCGGCCCTGGGGGCCATAGTA is a genomic window containing:
- the lldD gene encoding FMN-dependent L-lactate dehydrogenase LldD yields the protein MIISATTDYREAARRKLPPFLFHYIDGGAYAEHTLRRNVADLADLALRQRILRNVDGLSTETELFGRRLLIPAILAPVGLTGMYARRGEVQAARAAARKGIPFTLSTVSVCPIEEVQKRSPVPIWFQLYVLKDRGFMRNALERAQAAGINTLVFTVDMPTPGARYRDAHSGMSGPHAPLRRYLQALTHPRWAWDVGLRGRPHDLGNISAYRGHPTKLEDYIGWLANNFDPSISWKDLEWIRDVWKGPMIIKGILDPDDARDAVRFGADGIVVSNHGGRQLDGVLSSCRALPPIADAVKGDLKILADSGIRSGLDIARMIALGADAVLLGRAFIYALAANGRAGVENLLDLIEKELRVAMTLTGARTIAEITPESLARATKD
- the hemJ gene encoding protoporphyrinogen oxidase HemJ, which gives rise to MMALLPWLNWLKAFHVMSFIAWMAATFYLPRLYVYHCQTAVGSPESARFKVMERKLLRGIMTPAAIGTLIFGGLLAGIPGVIDWHAPWWWAKLAGVAGLFAFHGACARWRRDFEADRRVHPERFYRIANEVPTLLMALIVIMIIVRPWSG
- a CDS encoding HAD family hydrolase — its product is MTASALDAAGVLRLVIFDCDGVLIDSEGPSNHLIAELAREAGLSMSGAEAEARFAGKALPQVQRELEAESGCDLGAGWVDDVQDRLVVLMRHAAEPIDGAGAMLAGLRDLGVPHRVGSNSSVDEMEAKFGRVGFVDHFPATRVHSARDMGRPKPDPHVYRHAASVEGVAPSQCVVIEDSDTGVAAAHDAGMACVLLRAAGPLPPHVWPGLRRIGHLDELVPLLRDVLRSQGR
- a CDS encoding Maf family protein, with product MPADTSQDDPILVLASGSAIRRQLLTESGLTVRPHPVPLDEAALRDQLTEGGATPGRMALELAHAKARLAAHAVNGDHGADPIILAADQILSCDGQIYGKPTDLPHARRQLLALRNRTHALHTAIVLFRGSTPLWSHLETPRMTMRAFSEHFLDNYLAAEGATLLDCVGAYRLEGRGAQLFTTIDGTYDAVLGLPRLPLFQALRAHGILAT
- the hemE gene encoding uroporphyrinogen decarboxylase → MDRENSLSASAKTASKPLLRVLQGEAVWPPPVWLMRQAGRYLPEFRALRDKADFMTRCMTPDLATEITLQPIRRYAMDGAILFSDILVLPWALGQSLDFVEGTGPVLEPIRDRAALARLSAQRVAEATAPVRETLRRLAQALPSATTLLGFAGSPFTVACYMVEGGGSREFAVTRDMALNDPALFDALLDLLTETTAEMLIGQIDAGAEAVMLFDSWAGLLPPSQFRKHVIAPTRRIVERLHTARPGVKVIGFPRLAGVMAAEYARETGVDALACDTGADMARIAAEVPATLPLQGNLDPLILKAGGEALTTEARAIRDAMRGRPHIFNLGHGVVPPTPPEHVAALVETVRDVSA